Genomic DNA from Parambassis ranga chromosome 10, fParRan2.1, whole genome shotgun sequence:
agctggagaacGGGGCACTGGTCGGTGACATTGGCAGGGATTTGGGTCTGGATCTGAAAAAACTTTCAACACGACGCATTAAAATCACATCGGACAGCGGACGGAGATATTTCACCATAAACCACAAAACAGGGAAGCTGGTGGTGAGTGACCGCATTGACCGAGAGACAGTTTGTGAATTCAGTGGCACCTGTTCACGTAACTTAGAGGTGGTATTAGAGAATCCACTGGAGGTGCACAACGTGGAGGTGGAGATTTTGGACGTAAACGATAACGCACCACAGTTCCCTCGAGATGAATACCAGCTTGAGGTGTCGGAGTCCGCTCTCACCGGGTCACGGTTCCACATCGAGGGAGCTCAGGATGTAGACGACGGCTCCAACTCCGTGAAGCACTACCGACTCAGCCCAAACGAACACCTTGCTCTGGACTCCATTAAACCTTTTTCCAGTAATAAGCACATCGAGCTCATTCTTAAAAAGCCCTTTGACCGGGAGCAGATGGCTTCTCATCAGCTTATTCTGACAGCAATGGACGGAGGCACCCCACAGCGAACTGGCACGGCCAAAATCAATGTCCGTATCCTTGATGCCAATGACAATGTGCCTGCGTTTGACAGCTCTGTGTACAAAGTGAAACTATCTGAAAACTCTCCAAAGGGCGCACTGGTGATCAAATTAAATGCAACGGACCCTGATGAGGGTTTAAATGGGGAAGTGTTTTACTCTTTTAGTAGTTACACGCCAGAAAGGGTGAGGCAGATGTTTTccatggacacagacacaggggaAATTAGAGTGAAAAACAATATAGATTTTGAGGAAACAAACTCATATGAAATGTACATACAAGCAATGGACAAGGGGCCTGCTCCTGTGGCCGTGCACTGCAAAGTTGTTGTAGAAGTTTTGGATGTCAATGACAACATTCCTGAGATTGTACTGTCTTCACTGTCTAGCCCTGTGCGTGAAGATGCCCGGGCTGACACAGTGGTGGCACTGATTAGTGTGAATGACCGTGACTCTGGAGCAAATAAACAAGTAACCCTGGACATCATGCCCAATTTACCTTTCAAGATCAAGTCTTTCCGCAACCACTACACAATTGTCACAGCTGCTTTCCTGGACCGGGAAACTATCTCATCCTACAATGTTACGGTCAATGCTGTGGATGGAGGCACCCCACCCCTGTCATCTCAAATGACCTTTAAAGTAGATGTTGCAGACGTTAATGATAACCCACCTCGCTTTGAACAGACATCATATACTGTTTATATTACAGAGAATAATGCTCCTGGTGCATCTCTTTGCGTTGTCAAGGCTAcagatgctgatgctgcagaaaATGCACGCATCACCTATACTGTACTTAATGATAACAACCATGGTATTCCTGTAGCTAGCTATGTCAGCATCAAACCTGACACAGGTGAGGCTTATGCCCTGCGAGCCTTCGACTTTGAGAAACTCAGAGAGTTTCACTTTCAGGTTAAAGCCCAGGACAATGGTATGCCTCCACTGAGCCGTGTGGCCACAGTGTATGTTTACATTATGGATCAGAATGATCACGTGCCCAGGATAGTCTACCCTCCTGCTAATAGGAGCCACACAACAGAGACACTAATGAAAAATGCTGAAGCAGGCATGTTAGTTAGCAAGGTTTTGGCATGGGATGGTGATGCAGGGCCGAATGCATGGCTACTATATAGTCTTGACCATTCCAACACTGACCTTGATCTCTTTAAGGTGCATGAGTACACAGGTGAGATCCGCACCACAAGGCGTGTCATTGAAGATAACTCCACTTCATTCACTCTGactgtcttggtacatgataaTGGCCTCCCCCCACTCTCGTCCACCGCTACCATTTATGTCCAAGTGTTGGAGCTGCCTCCAAAGCAGGCCCCTGACCCCAAGCGCATCATAAGGCCCAACAGCCCCCTAATGTTTTCCAATGTCACTATCTACCTCATCATTGCCCTGAGTGCCACAACATTTGTGTTCCttgtcactgtctgtgtgctggCTATTGTGCGTTGTCATGCCTACTGTACTCAACCTGGCTCCTGCTGTCCATGTTGCGTATCCAAGAAGAGTGTGCCGGATGGAGGCACCTCGGCAGGGGGTGGCGGTGGGGGCGGAGGAagaactgcagcagcaggaggcggTGGGCAGCCGACCAACAATGTGGCCCTTCGCCGTGACCTCAAAGTGGAACCGCATTATATTGAAGTGCGGGGAAATGGGTCTTTGACCAAAACGTACTGTTACAAGACATGCCTGACTGCCACGTCAGGAAGTGACACTTTTATGTTCTACAACACAGGACGACCACACAGTGGCACCTGGGGCTCAGGCTACGTCACCAGCCACAGTGGACAGAGCCAGATATTTGTACGGCGTCTCAGTATGCCAGATGCAACCGCtatccaggtgtgtgtctggtgtgatgtctgtgtttgttatttTAGATTGCCTTACAAAAGCACAAACCATTAAAGGAGCATTATTGTTTCGGCTTTGCTCTTGGGCGGTGTTCTTTCTGCAGGATTGTAGTTGACATTTATGGCTGTGtagtttctcttttttatttgatattttttgtaGTGCACTCGTAGCACTGTGCATTTAGTCTGCATTTCTATCACTTTGTGTGAACCTCCCAAAATTAGTTTTACTCTTTAAATTcttgtgattaaaaaaagagtTACTACTATTATGTTTTTGCATACAGTTCCAATATTACAGTAACGGATCACTTCTCAGATGTGTTGTAATGTCAGTGGAATCTCATACAATTG
This window encodes:
- the LOC114442519 gene encoding protocadherin alpha-C2-like isoform X1 — protein: MAMTARCCYSTKESVPFSLCVVILVLSGLTNAQIRYSIPEELENGALVGDIGRDLGLDLKKLSTRRIKITSDSGRRYFTINHKTGKLVVSDRIDRETVCEFSGTCSRNLEVVLENPLEVHNVEVEILDVNDNAPQFPRDEYQLEVSESALTGSRFHIEGAQDVDDGSNSVKHYRLSPNEHLALDSIKPFSSNKHIELILKKPFDREQMASHQLILTAMDGGTPQRTGTAKINVRILDANDNVPAFDSSVYKVKLSENSPKGALVIKLNATDPDEGLNGEVFYSFSSYTPERVRQMFSMDTDTGEIRVKNNIDFEETNSYEMYIQAMDKGPAPVAVHCKVVVEVLDVNDNIPEIVLSSLSSPVREDARADTVVALISVNDRDSGANKQVTLDIMPNLPFKIKSFRNHYTIVTAAFLDRETISSYNVTVNAVDGGTPPLSSQMTFKVDVADVNDNPPRFEQTSYTVYITENNAPGASLCVVKATDADAAENARITYTVLNDNNHGIPVASYVSIKPDTGEAYALRAFDFEKLREFHFQVKAQDNGMPPLSRVATVYVYIMDQNDHVPRIVYPPANRSHTTETLMKNAEAGMLVSKVLAWDGDAGPNAWLLYSLDHSNTDLDLFKVHEYTGEIRTTRRVIEDNSTSFTLTVLVHDNGLPPLSSTATIYVQVLELPPKQAPDPKRIIRPNSPLMFSNVTIYLIIALSATTFVFLVTVCVLAIVRCHAYCTQPGSCCPCCVSKKSVPDGGTSAGGGGGGGGRTAAAGGGGQPTNNVALRRDLKVEPHYIEVRGNGSLTKTYCYKTCLTATSGSDTFMFYNTGRPHSGTWGSGYVTSHSGQSQIFVRRLSMPDATAIQPKAPNSDWRYSASLRAGGVMQSSVHMEESSVMQGAQGVLVQNWPTASSAADGEGGEVSPPMGAGVDSNSWHFRYGPGGPGAPPQHLKPGEVPPEAFIIPGSPAIISIRQNQGGEDDKSDFITFGKKEEAKKKKKKKKEKKDKKDKGKDDGDE